Proteins encoded in a region of the Streptomyces sp. NBC_01298 genome:
- a CDS encoding taurine ABC transporter substrate-binding protein: MPRNVSRRALLLAAAVALTASTTVACGADGDDSAAGPGRISVRIAYQAIPNADLIVKNQKLLEKALPEADVKWVKFESGGDVNTAVIAGSVDLGLAGSSPVTKGLSAPLNIPYKVVWIHDLIGDNEALVAKPAIGSVKDLVGKKVATPFGSTAHYSLLAALKAAGVDAAAVQTIDLQPQDALAAWKRGDIDAAYVWTPTLSELTKDGKVLITSRQLAEQGKPTADLGVVTNTFAAAHPEVVTAWIKAQDQAVGQARTAPDQAAKSIGAELGLAPEEAKRQLSELVLLSAKEQTGPDYLGTPGAPGKLAATLHDAAVFLKEQKKVDSVPDQAVFGRALAVEELGRAAH; encoded by the coding sequence GTGCCCAGAAACGTTTCCCGCCGCGCCCTGCTGCTGGCCGCCGCCGTCGCCCTGACCGCCTCCACCACCGTCGCGTGCGGCGCGGACGGGGACGACTCGGCGGCCGGGCCGGGGCGGATCAGCGTACGGATCGCCTACCAGGCGATACCCAATGCCGACCTGATCGTGAAGAACCAGAAGCTGTTGGAGAAGGCCCTACCCGAAGCCGACGTGAAGTGGGTGAAGTTCGAGTCCGGCGGTGACGTCAACACGGCCGTGATCGCCGGATCGGTGGACCTGGGCCTGGCCGGGTCGAGCCCCGTCACCAAGGGACTGTCGGCCCCGCTGAACATCCCGTACAAGGTGGTGTGGATCCACGACCTGATCGGCGACAACGAGGCGCTGGTCGCCAAGCCGGCGATCGGCTCGGTCAAGGACCTGGTCGGGAAGAAGGTGGCCACGCCCTTCGGCTCCACCGCCCACTACTCGCTGCTCGCCGCGCTGAAGGCCGCCGGGGTGGACGCGGCGGCCGTGCAGACCATCGACCTCCAGCCGCAGGACGCCCTCGCCGCGTGGAAGCGCGGGGACATCGACGCGGCGTACGTGTGGACGCCGACGCTGAGCGAGCTGACCAAGGACGGGAAGGTGCTCATCACGAGCCGGCAGCTCGCCGAGCAGGGCAAGCCCACCGCCGACCTGGGCGTCGTGACGAACACGTTCGCGGCCGCCCACCCCGAGGTGGTCACGGCCTGGATCAAGGCGCAGGACCAGGCCGTCGGGCAGGCCCGTACGGCCCCCGACCAGGCCGCGAAGTCCATCGGGGCGGAGCTCGGACTGGCGCCGGAGGAGGCGAAGCGCCAGCTCTCGGAGCTGGTGCTGCTGAGCGCGAAGGAGCAGACCGGACCCGACTACCTCGGCACTCCCGGCGCCCCCGGGAAGCTGGCGGCGACCCTGCACGACGCGGCCGTCTTCCTGAAGGAGCAGAAGAAGGTCGACTCCGTGCCGGACCAGGCCGTCTTCGGCCGGGCCCTCGCGGTGGAGGAGCTCGGCCGTGCCGCGCACTGA
- a CDS encoding ABC transporter permease, with product MTAPTTKAGLRPAPSEAPPDTPDTADTADTANTSDTAPRRSRARILEALRWTALRLLALTVLLAAWQAAVAAELWPRVLVPSPGEVWRQFLLASTTHDGVRGCGGHLLIEHLWVSLGRIGTGSAYAVLAGVPLGLLIGTVRPLAVVLEPAVTFLRTLPPLAYLSLLVIWFGIDEAPKIWLLVIAALPPIAAATAAAVRTVPDELVEAAKALGSGPASLLLSVRLPAALPEILTGIRIAVGVAYTSVVAAETINGVPGIGGMIRDAQRYNQTALVIAGILAIGLSGIVLDALLRGIERFAVPWRGRG from the coding sequence GTGACCGCCCCGACCACGAAGGCCGGGCTCCGACCCGCCCCGTCCGAAGCCCCGCCGGACACGCCGGATACGGCGGATACGGCGGATACGGCGAACACCTCCGACACGGCCCCGCGGCGGTCCCGGGCCCGGATCCTGGAGGCACTGCGCTGGACCGCGCTGCGCCTCCTCGCCCTGACCGTGCTGCTCGCCGCCTGGCAGGCGGCGGTGGCGGCCGAGCTGTGGCCGAGGGTGCTGGTCCCCTCGCCCGGCGAGGTGTGGCGGCAGTTCCTGCTGGCGTCCACCACGCACGACGGCGTGCGCGGCTGCGGCGGCCATCTGCTGATCGAGCACCTCTGGGTGAGCCTCGGCCGCATCGGCACCGGCTCCGCGTACGCGGTGCTGGCGGGGGTGCCCCTGGGGCTGCTGATCGGCACCGTCCGGCCGCTCGCGGTGGTGCTGGAGCCGGCCGTGACCTTCCTGCGCACCCTGCCGCCGCTCGCGTACCTCTCGCTGCTCGTCATCTGGTTCGGCATCGACGAGGCCCCGAAGATCTGGCTGCTGGTGATCGCCGCACTGCCGCCGATCGCCGCGGCCACGGCGGCTGCCGTACGGACCGTCCCGGACGAACTCGTGGAAGCGGCAAAGGCGTTGGGCTCCGGTCCGGCATCCCTGCTGCTGTCGGTGCGACTGCCCGCCGCGCTGCCGGAGATCCTCACCGGCATCCGGATCGCCGTCGGGGTCGCGTACACCTCGGTCGTGGCGGCGGAGACCATCAACGGCGTGCCCGGCATCGGCGGCATGATCCGCGATGCCCAGCGCTACAACCAGACGGCCCTGGTGATCGCCGGGATCCTCGCCATCGGACTGTCCGGAATCGTGCTCGACGCCCTGCTCCGGGGAATCGAGCGGTTCGCCGTCCCCTGGCGCGGCCGCGGCTGA
- a CDS encoding LLM class flavin-dependent oxidoreductase, translated as MPENPLLLHWFLPTGGDGRDPGGVTAVQGRSRTATRRPADVPYLAQVASAAEQAGFHSLLTPVGLGCVDPWILTSALAQHTTRIGFLVAFRAGFASPTLIAQQADAFRRFAGGRLGLNVVTGGDPAEQRAYGDGLAHDERYARTDEVMAVLRDLLDGKSVDHEGAHLHIEGARLTDPELRHPVPLYFGGASPAAEEVAARRADVQLLWGEPPSAIAARIDRLRERARSAGRTVRFGLRLHVISRDSAAEAWAEADRILAGLDPAAVRASQERFAAMDSTGQARMAALHGGIADAERLTVAPNLWAGIGLVREGAGTALVGSHDEVAQRLAEYRALGVDEFILSGYPHLEEAYRVGEEVAPRLRALTGAATA; from the coding sequence ATGCCCGAGAATCCGCTCCTGCTGCACTGGTTCCTGCCCACGGGCGGGGACGGCCGCGACCCCGGCGGGGTCACCGCCGTCCAGGGGCGCAGCCGCACGGCCACCCGCCGGCCCGCGGACGTCCCGTACCTCGCCCAAGTCGCCAGCGCCGCCGAACAGGCCGGATTTCACTCACTGTTGACACCTGTGGGACTCGGCTGCGTCGATCCGTGGATCCTGACGTCCGCGCTCGCCCAGCACACCACCCGGATCGGCTTTCTCGTGGCGTTCCGCGCGGGGTTCGCGAGCCCCACGCTGATCGCCCAACAGGCCGACGCCTTCCGCCGGTTCGCGGGCGGCCGGCTCGGACTGAACGTGGTGACGGGCGGCGACCCCGCCGAACAGCGTGCCTACGGGGACGGCCTGGCGCACGACGAGCGCTACGCCCGCACCGACGAGGTGATGGCCGTGCTGCGGGATCTGCTGGACGGGAAGTCGGTGGACCACGAGGGCGCCCATCTGCACATCGAGGGAGCCCGTCTCACCGATCCGGAGCTGCGCCACCCGGTCCCGCTCTACTTCGGCGGGGCCTCGCCCGCCGCCGAGGAGGTCGCCGCCCGGCGGGCCGACGTCCAACTGCTGTGGGGCGAGCCGCCGTCGGCCATCGCCGCGCGCATCGACCGGCTGCGCGAGCGGGCCCGCTCGGCGGGCCGTACGGTCCGCTTCGGGCTGCGGCTGCACGTCATCAGCCGGGATTCCGCGGCCGAGGCCTGGGCGGAGGCCGACCGGATCCTCGCCGGGCTGGATCCGGCGGCCGTCCGGGCGAGCCAGGAGCGGTTCGCCGCCATGGACTCCACCGGGCAGGCCCGGATGGCGGCCCTGCACGGCGGAATCGCGGACGCCGAACGGCTGACGGTGGCGCCGAATCTGTGGGCGGGCATCGGGCTGGTCCGCGAGGGTGCCGGGACGGCCCTGGTCGGCTCGCACGACGAGGTCGCGCAGCGGCTGGCGGAGTACCGGGCCCTGGGCGTCGACGAGTTCATCCTGTCCGGCTATCCGCACCTCGAAGAGGCCTACCGGGTGGGCGAAGAGGTCGCCCCGCGCCTGCGCGCCCTGACCGGGGCGGCGACCGCGTGA
- a CDS encoding rhodanese-like domain-containing protein: protein MSSNLALLDVRQVHARHTEFRIIDVRTPGEYASGHLPGAQNIPLDRIGRSLPELREAALERELLLVCASGTRSQNAARTLAGHGIAATSLTGGTSSWSAHGHPLDYPAEGPRRVWAMERQVRLTAGALVLLGLLLGLLVHPAFELLSAGIAAGLVFSALTDTCGMALVLGRLPFNRRR, encoded by the coding sequence ATGAGCAGCAACCTCGCCCTCCTCGATGTCCGCCAGGTCCACGCCCGTCACACCGAGTTCCGGATCATCGATGTCCGCACCCCCGGCGAGTACGCCTCCGGCCACCTGCCCGGCGCGCAGAACATCCCCCTCGACCGGATCGGCCGCTCCCTGCCCGAGCTGCGCGAGGCCGCGCTGGAGCGGGAGCTGCTGCTGGTGTGCGCCTCGGGGACCCGCTCGCAGAACGCGGCGCGGACCTTGGCCGGGCACGGCATCGCGGCCACCAGCCTCACCGGCGGCACCAGCTCGTGGTCGGCGCACGGGCACCCGCTGGACTACCCCGCCGAGGGGCCCCGCCGGGTCTGGGCCATGGAGCGCCAGGTCCGGCTGACCGCGGGCGCGCTCGTCCTCCTCGGTCTGCTCCTCGGCCTGCTGGTGCACCCGGCGTTCGAACTGCTCAGCGCCGGGATCGCGGCCGGGCTCGTCTTCTCCGCCCTCACTGACACCTGCGGCATGGCCTTGGTCCTCGGCCGGCTGCCCTTCAACCGCCGCCGGTAG
- a CDS encoding helix-turn-helix transcriptional regulator yields MTASAPAEPTPFAREMRRRRALRRISQLELATLAGTTQRHLSFIESGRSMPGRAMVVRLAESLGLTLRERNSLLLSAGYAPLYAESARDAETIGPAMEALRSILTGHLPYPAVVAGPRGELVLANAAFDVLTEGAAAHLLAPPVNVLRLALHPEGMGPRVVNLAAWGRHITESLRIRASAHPDPGLEALVEELDEYLPATDDGSGDRSGSGNGSGSVGDSGPAEHLGFAVPLRLRTSEGELRLLTTLTSFSTAVDVTLAELHLEAFLPADAASAELLRRREDARTGPGPRR; encoded by the coding sequence ATGACCGCCAGCGCTCCTGCCGAGCCGACCCCCTTCGCCCGCGAGATGCGCCGCCGCCGGGCGCTGCGGCGCATCAGCCAGCTGGAACTGGCCACCCTCGCCGGGACCACGCAGCGCCACCTCAGCTTCATCGAGAGCGGCCGCTCGATGCCGGGGCGGGCGATGGTGGTACGGCTCGCCGAATCCCTCGGGCTGACCCTCAGGGAGCGCAACTCCCTGCTTCTCAGTGCCGGTTACGCACCCCTGTACGCCGAATCGGCGCGGGACGCGGAGACCATCGGGCCGGCCATGGAGGCGTTGCGGTCGATCCTGACCGGGCACCTTCCGTATCCGGCGGTGGTGGCCGGTCCCCGCGGTGAACTCGTCCTGGCGAACGCGGCGTTCGACGTGCTGACGGAGGGCGCGGCCGCGCACCTGCTCGCTCCGCCGGTGAACGTGCTGCGGCTCGCCCTGCACCCGGAGGGCATGGGGCCGCGCGTGGTGAACCTGGCGGCCTGGGGCCGGCACATCACGGAGAGCCTGCGCATCCGGGCCTCGGCGCACCCCGATCCGGGACTGGAGGCGCTGGTGGAGGAGCTGGACGAGTACCTGCCGGCCACGGACGACGGATCGGGCGACCGCTCCGGCTCGGGCAACGGCTCCGGCTCCGTCGGCGACTCCGGCCCCGCCGAGCACCTCGGCTTCGCCGTGCCGCTGCGGCTGCGGACCTCCGAGGGGGAGCTCCGGCTGCTCACCACCCTCACCTCGTTCTCGACGGCCGTGGACGTAACCCTGGCCGAGCTGCATCTGGAGGCCTTCCTGCCCGCCGACGCCGCCAGTGCCGAGCTGCTGCGGCGCCGGGAGGACGCCCGCACCGGGCCCGGCCCCCGGCGCTGA
- a CDS encoding zinc-dependent alcohol dehydrogenase family protein, with the protein MTDDRPEATMRAYHLETFGRIEGIVPRDHGGPRPLPAGPTGIVVRVRAASLNKRDLLILRERYPLPAVPGVVPLSDGAGEVVAVGEAVTRFAVGDRVSCTYFPHWRDGRITPAMVDQPGCTLDGMLAEYALLDEEWAVRVPDHLTWEEAATLPCAAVTAWNALTGGEGGAPLPGQSVLTLGTGPVALFAVQFAKLLGCRVVSTTSSEEKADRLKALRADAVVNYVRTPEWGSAVRELTDGGADLVVETGGPDTIEQSVRASSLYGQIALLITASATKSGIEISHAAYAASLATIRRVFVGSRTQFESMNRAVATHELRPVIDRVLPFEEAREAYRGYAEDAPFGKVVIRVGA; encoded by the coding sequence ATGACGGACGACCGGCCGGAGGCCACCATGCGCGCGTACCACCTGGAGACGTTCGGCAGGATCGAGGGCATCGTCCCGCGGGACCACGGCGGCCCCCGCCCGCTGCCGGCCGGACCGACCGGGATCGTGGTCCGCGTCCGGGCCGCCTCCCTCAACAAGCGCGACCTGCTCATCCTGCGCGAGCGCTACCCGCTGCCCGCCGTGCCCGGGGTGGTCCCGCTGAGCGACGGCGCGGGCGAGGTGGTCGCGGTCGGGGAGGCGGTGACCCGGTTCGCGGTCGGCGACCGCGTCTCCTGCACCTACTTCCCGCACTGGCGGGACGGCAGGATCACCCCCGCCATGGTCGACCAGCCCGGCTGCACCCTCGACGGGATGCTCGCGGAGTACGCACTGCTCGACGAGGAGTGGGCGGTCCGCGTCCCGGACCACCTGACCTGGGAGGAGGCCGCGACCCTGCCGTGCGCCGCGGTCACCGCCTGGAACGCGCTCACCGGCGGGGAGGGCGGAGCTCCCCTGCCGGGTCAGAGCGTGCTGACCCTCGGCACCGGTCCGGTCGCCCTCTTCGCGGTGCAGTTCGCGAAACTGCTCGGCTGCCGGGTCGTCTCGACCACGTCGAGCGAGGAGAAGGCCGACCGGCTGAAGGCGCTGAGGGCCGACGCGGTCGTGAACTACGTGCGCACGCCCGAGTGGGGTTCCGCCGTACGGGAGTTGACCGACGGTGGCGCCGACCTGGTCGTGGAGACGGGCGGCCCGGACACCATCGAGCAGTCGGTGCGCGCCAGTTCGCTCTACGGGCAGATCGCCCTGCTGATCACCGCCAGTGCCACGAAGTCCGGGATAGAGATCTCGCACGCCGCGTACGCGGCGAGCCTCGCGACGATCCGGCGGGTGTTCGTCGGCAGCCGGACGCAGTTCGAGTCGATGAACCGGGCCGTCGCGACCCACGAGCTGCGGCCCGTGATCGACCGGGTGCTCCCCTTCGAGGAGGCCCGCGAGGCCTACC